Proteins encoded within one genomic window of Aspergillus nidulans FGSC A4 chromosome VII:
- a CDS encoding uncharacterized protein (transcript_id=CADANIAT00008623), which yields MRLTSKFHIVCAFAVFSILLSALFLGSQRFYYRRVGTADQPTVEFQAPASPDRRLVVFGDTWSDNNAKEIQGGKVWTDWLCSFFSCHHENLAQTAKSLKGTYIGSVVDNEELAGTFLNLYKSPLSDFRAQVKQWVDTETKGIQQLDEAVIHDRRNRTIVVVSFGVWDLWNMIEKDYETATKSIDHIVEVIMEQFEVLSQHWGDDDLKIVLTLVPDVTFLPAFRPHGDQNVSQYKETVKLVFHWNSKLRSAAEQWGKGTIYLFDTESFVSDLIRDRQLFMAGVEESNGLGKNQDPGWENVEDPCVESSQQWVVTSESKHCEHPDKYLFWNDMHLGPSAHRLMGTEVFHGIEEMWLR from the exons ATGAGGCTTACCAGCAAGTTTCACATCGTTTGCGCCTTTGCGGTGTTTAGCATCCTGCTTTCAGCCCTGTTTCTCGGCTCGCAGCGCTTCTACTACCGCAGGGTTGGCACCGCGGACCAGCCAACCGTGGAGTTCCAGGCGCCAGCCTCACCTGACCGCAGACTGGTCGTATTCGGCGATACATGGAGTGATAACAATGCTAAAGAGATTCAGGGTGGGAAAGTCTGGACCGACTGGCTCTGCTCTTTT TTCTCATGTCATCATGAGAATCTTGCGCAAACTGCCAAATCTTTGAAGGGGACCTATATAGGATCTGTCGTGGATAATGAGGAACTTGCAGGCACCTTCCTCAACTTGTACAAGTCGCCGTTGTCTGATTTCAGAGCCCAGGTCAAACAGTGGGTGGACACTGAGACAAAAGGTATCCAGCAACTGGACGAAGCAGTCATTCATGATCGCCGCAATCGCACCATTGTGGTAGTTTCCTTCGGGGTTTGGGACTTGTGGAACATGATTGAGAAGGACTACGAGACAGCTACCAAGTCAATTGACCACATCGTTGAAGTTATCATGGAACAGTTCGAGGTGCTGTCTCAGCACTGGGGGGATGACGACCTCAAGATTGTCCTGACACTGGTCCCGGATGTGACTTTCCTTCCAGCCTTCCGCCCGCACGGAGACCAAAACGTTTCTCAATACAAAGAGACCGTCAAGCTTGTTTTCCACTGGAACAGCAAACTACGAAGCGCGGCGGAACAATGGGGAAAGGGGACGATTTACCTTTTCGATACGGAATCGTTTGTCTCCGATCTTATTCGAGACCGCCAGCTCTTCATGGCGGGAGTGGAAGAATCCAACGGGCTGGGGAAGAACCAAGATCCCGGCTGGGAGAATGTTGAGGACCCTTGCGTCGAAAGTAGTCAGCAGTGGGTGGTGACATCAGAGAGCAAGCACTGCGAACACCCGGACAAGTATCTTTTCTG GAACGATATGCATCTTGGTCCCTCTGCACACCGACTCATGGGCACAGAAGTGTTCCACGGAATCGAGGAGATGTGGCTCCGATAG
- a CDS encoding 40S ribosomal protein eS6 (transcript_id=CADANIAT00008624), with protein MKLNISYPANGSQKIVEIDDERKLRPFMEKRMGTEVPGDSLGDEFKGYLFKITGGNDKQGFPMKQGVLLPTRTRLLLADGHSCYRPRRTGERKRKSVRGAITGQDLAVLALSIVKQGEGELPGLTDTVVPKRLGPKRATKIRNFFGLDKKDDVRKFVIRRTVTKEGKKDYTKAPKIQRLVTPQRLQRKRHRIALKRRRAEAAREAANDYAKLLASRVHEEKAKKDELRKRRASSMRK; from the exons ATGAAGCTCAACATTTCCTACCCGGCCAATGGGTCGCAGAAGATCGTCGAAATTGACGATGAGCGCAAGCTTCGTCCTTTCATGGAGAAGCGCATGGGCACCGAA GTTCCCGGCGACTCTCTCGGTGACGAATTCAAGGGTTACCTCTTCAAGATCACTGGTGGTAACGACAAGCAAG GTTTCCCCATGAAGCAGGGTG TTCTCCTCCCCACCCGTAcccgccttctcctcgccgaCGGCCACAGCTGCTACCGCCCCCGCCGCACTGGTgagcgcaagcgcaagagTGTTCGTGGTGCCATCACTGGCCAGGACCTCGCCGTCCTTGCCCTCAGCATTGTCAAGCAGGGTGAGGGGGAGCTTCCCGGTCTCACCGACACTGTCGTTCCCAAGCGTCTCGGTCCCAAGCGCGCCACCAAGATCCGCAACTTCTTCGGTCttgacaagaaggacgacgTCCGCAAGTTCGTCATCCGCCGCACCGTCACTAAGGAGGGCAAGAAGGACTACACCAAGGCCCCCAAGATCCAGCGTCTGGTGACTCCCCAGCGTCTCCAGCGCAAGCGTCACAGGATTGCTCTCAAGCGCCGCCGCGCTGAGGCTGCCCGCGAAGCTGC TAACGACTACGCCAAGCTCCTCGCCAGCCGCGTCCACgaagagaaggccaagaaggacgagCTCCGCAAGCGACGGGCGTCTTCcatgaggaagtag